The genomic window CAACAGTTCTTCAAAAGACTCGCCCTGAGTTGCACCCCCTGGTATAGACGGCACTTCCGCCCAATAACCGCCTTCTTCCGCTTCATGAACTACGACTTTCAATTTCATGACTGCTCCCCAGCGGTGCATTCTGTGTTTCTATCAGCTGGCTGCTGTTCGATCTCATACGTCGCGGTGCATTCAGCATCGCAGGTCGGCTGAGCGCCTCGCGTGCAAGCCGACCTGCGCACGCCTCACACCACCTCGGCGTAGGCATCGGGATGAAAGCCGACGACGAGGGTCTTGCCCTTGCGAATGGCTGGGGCGCGCAGCTTGCCGGACGGACCGATCACCGCCGCCATGAGTTCGTCGCTCGGGCCGTGGCCTTTTTTCAGTGCAAAGCGGAGGACTTTCCTACCCTTGACGGCGATGACGCGTGAGACGCCTTGCAGCAGCTGGAATGCCGCCTCACGGTCGAGGGGTTCTTTGCGGGCGTTGACCTGGGTGGTGGCCGTGCAGTCTTTTTGGGCAAGAAACTCTTGCGCCTTTTTACACGTCACTCAACTCGGTCGGTGATAGTGCCAGTCCAATGTTCCTCGTGCCATGGTCGTACCTCTCCCTTCCTGTCTGCGGCTAATTGAACGTACCGCCCGTTGCGGCCAGCTGCTTGAGCAGCGGCGCGGGCTGCCACGAGGCCGGGTCTTGCTCGGCAAACTCGCACACCCGCTTGTAGACCGTGTCCAGGCCAATCGTATCGGCGTAAAACATCGGACCGCCCAGGTAGGCCGGAAAGCCGTAGCCGTAGACATAGATGACATCAATGTCGCTGGCGCGCTGGGCAATGCCCTCTTCCAGAATCCGGGCGCCCTCATTGACCAGCGCGTACATCGTCCGCTCGACGATTTCTTCACGACTGATGGTCCGCCGCTCAATGCCTTTCTCTCTGGAGTAGTTGATAATCAACTGCTCGATCTCAGGGTCGGGGTGCGGAGTACGATCCCCCGATTCATACCGGTAGTAGCCGGCCCCGGTCTTCTGGCCGTAGCGACCCTTTTCGTAGATCAGATCGGGAATCGCACAGTAACGCGCCCCCTCGGGCAGGCGCTCGGGCAGCCCCCGCTCGCGCCGGACGCGCCAGCCGACGTCGAGTCCGGCCAAATCGCCCATGGCCAGCGGTCCCATGGCCAGTCCCAGGTCGTACACCGCCCCATCGACATCTTGGGGCAGGCAGCCCTCTTCGAGCAGAAACTGGGCCTGGCCGCCGTAGTAGTGCAGCATGCGGTTGCCCACAAAGCCGTCACACACGCCGACTACCACGCCGATTTTGTTGATCGTCCTGGCCACCGCCTGGGCCGTAGCCAGGGTTTCAAAGCTGGTCTTTTCGCCCCGCACGATTTCGAGCAGACGCATGACGTTGGCCGGGCTGAAAAAGTGGGTGCCGATGACTTTGTCGGGCCGCTGGGTCACGGCGGCGATTTCGTTGACATCGAGCGTGGACGTGTTGGTAGCCAGGATGCAGTCCGGCTTGGTGGCCGTATCCAGCCGGGCAAACACCTCTTTTTTCACGTCCATGTTCTCAAACACGGCCTCGACGACCAGATCGACCTCGGCGATATCGGCGTAGTTCAGGCTGGGTGCGATCAAGCCCATTCGCTGCTCGACCTGTGCGGTGGTGAAGCGGCCGCGCTTGGCGCTGCGGTCATAGTTGGCGCGCACGACGGCCAGCCCCTTGTCCAGAAACTCCCGGCCGGCCTCGAGCAGTGTGACTGGAATCCCGGCGTTGGCGAAATTCATGGCGATGCCGCCGCCCATGGTGCCGGCGCCAATGACGGCAACGCGTTTGACCGGCAGGGGTGCGGTGGCCTTGGGCATGTCGGCGACTTTTGCGGCGGCACGTTCGGCAAAGAAGATGTGGCGCTGGGCTGCGGACTGCTGGCTGCCCAGCACCTGTCTGAACAGTTCCTGCTCCTTGGCCAGACCCTCGTCAAAGGGCAGGTTGCAGGCAGCCTCGACGCAGTCAATACAGCGCTGGGGCGCCTCAAAGCCGCGGCGCTCGGCGTTTGCCCGTTGGCGCGCCGCGTCAAAGATTTTTGGATCCACGCCACTCACCTTGTCGTTCAGATCGCGCACTTTCTTGAGCGGAGCGCCCTCGGCAACGAGCTTGTGGGCAAACGCCTTGGCCCCGGCCAGCAGATCGTCCTCGGCAACGATTTCGTCGATCACCCCGACTGTGTGCGCCTGGCTGGCCGTCATCGGCACGCCGCTGGTAATCACCTGGAGGGCGGCCTCGGGACCGATCAGACGTGGCAGGCGCTGGGTGCCGCCCCCGCCCGGCAGGAGCCCCAGGCTGACCTCGGGCAGGCCGACCCGGGCCGACGGCACGGCAACCCGATAGTGACAGCACAGCGCGGTCTCCAGTCCCCCGCCCAGCGCCGTACCGTGGATGGCGGCGACCGCGGGCTTGGGCAGGTTTTCGATCATCTCCATGGTGCCCAGAAAACTCGGCGGCTGGAGCGGCTTGCCAAACTCGGTGATGTCCGCCCCGGCGATAAAGGTCCGACCGTCGCAGATGAGCACTGTGGCGACGGTGTCGTCGCCCGCAGCCTGGCGAAAACTGTCCAGCAGGCCCTGACGGACGTGCTGGCTCAACGCGTTCACGGGCGGGTTGTTGACGGTGATGACGCCGATGTCGCCATCTCTGGTGTACGAGACTGAATGGGTCATGTGGAAACCTTTCTGTGCGGCTTCACGCCGCTCGGACCGTGTGGCGGTGTTGGCGATAAAGTAGCGTTGCCGGGCGCGGTGTGTCTATCCCTGTCGCTGCCCTGTTGCTGCCCCGCCCCTGTACAAGCGCCACCCGGGTCGGGTATAGGACGCAGGAGGAGGGACGCCTATGCCGCACCCCTATCGTCGCATCTTGCTGGTCTACCCCGAATTTCCCCTGACCTACTGGGGGATGCAGTACGTCCTGCCCATCTTCAACAAGAAAGCCCTGATGCCACCGCTGGGCTTGATCACCATCGCCGCCCTGACGCCGGCCGAATACGAGTTTCGACTGGTCGATCTCAACTGTAGAGCCTTGACCGATGACGACCTGGAGTGGGCCGACATGGTGTGCTTGTCGGCCATGATTTCGCAGAAGACCTCGCTGTTTGCGGTCGCCGAGCGGTGTCAGGCGGCGGGTAAGCTGGTGGTCTTGGGCGGCCCGTTTCCGACCGCCTGCCCCGAGGAGTGTCAGCCCTACGCCGATGTCCTGGTGCTCAACGAGGGCGAGCTGACCTGGCCGGCTTTTCTGGCCGACCTCGAGGCCGGTGACTACCAGCAGGTCTACACCACCGCCGACAAGCCCGATGTCACCCAAAGTCCGACGCCCCGCTTCGATCTGCTCGATATCGATCAGTACAGCTCGCTGCCGATTCAGTTTTCGCGCGGCTGTCCGTTCCAGTGCGAGTTCTGCGATATCATCGTGATGTTCGGCCGCCGGCCTCGGACCAAGACGCCGCCGCAGATCCTGGCCGAGCTGGATGCCCTGTACCAGACCGGCTACCGGGGCAGTGTGTTCATGGTTGACGACAATTTCATCGGCAACAAGCATGAGGTCAAAAAGCTGCTGCCCGAGCTGACGGCCTGGAACGAGGCACACGCTCACCCCTTTGCCTACATCACCGAAGCCACCGTCGATCTGGCCAATGACGAGGAGTTGGTTGCCCAGATGGTGACGGCCGGCTTCAAGACGGTCTTCCTGGGCCTCGAGACACCGTCGATCGACAGTCTCAAAGAGACCAAGAAGTACCAGAACATCAAGCGCCCGCTGGTCGATTCGGTGAAGGCCATCCAGCGCGCCGGTTTGATGGTCACCGGGGGCTTCATCCTGGGTTTTGACAGCGATGGTGAAGACATTTTTGACCGGCAGATCGACTTCATCCGCCAGATTGCCGTACCGAACGCCATGGTCGGGCTGCTGGTCGCCCTGCCCAGCACGCCCCTGTACACGCGTCTGGAACAGGCCGGCCGGCTGCTCGATGCGGACTCCGACCGCTTTACGACCCACGGGGGCTTCACCAATATCGTGCCGGTCCTGCCGCGCAAGGCTCTGCTCGAAGGCTATCGCAAGATTTTACACACGATCTACACGCCGCACGAATTCTTTGACCGGCTGCTCGACGCCCAGTGCCGCCAGCCCGGCCCGCCCTCGTCGCTCGGCCGGGTGCGCAAGGGGCTGGGCTATATGTGGCATATCCTGGGCAGCACGGTTGTCAGGTCGGCGGCCGGCGCCTCCTACCAGTCCGCCGGTCTGCTGGCGCGTCTGAGCGTGATTCGCAATGCGTTTCAACAACTGCCCGAGGAGTATAAACGCGAGAGCCTGCGGTTCATCTGGACGCTGCTGAAAAAACGCCCCGACCAGCTTCCGAACTCGCTGTATACCCTGTTCATGGGCGTGCATCTGTACCGTTTTACCTTCGAGCATGTGCTGCCCGAACTCGATGCCCGCCTGGCCCAGCTGTCCGGGACGGATGAGACCGAGGCCTGGCACGCCGGCGGGGCGGCCTCCTGAGCGGCGGCTTTGCCCAGACGTCTCAGACCCGTGTCAGGAGAGCCTGCATGAAAATCGGTATTTCGCTGCCGGTGCGAGAACTCAAAAACGATCTGGCGGCCATCACCGCCTTTGCCCAGACGGCCGACGAGCTGGGCTTCAGCCACCTCCGCGTCCCGGAGCAGATCCTGCGACCCGATAGCGGCTACCTGCACGAACCCCTGACCCTGCTGGCCTATGTGGCGGCGCTGACCCGCTCAATACAGCTGGTGCCGTCCGTCATCGTCCTGCCCTCACGCCAGACCGTGCTGTTCGCCAAGCAGGCTGCCGAACTCGATGTGTTGTCTGGAGGACGCCTGCGTCTGGGCATTGGCGTCGGCGCCAGCCCGGACGAGTACCGGGCGATGGGCGTGGACTTTCAGACTCGCGGTGCCCGCTGCGAAGAACAGCTGGAGCTGCTCAAGCAGCTGTGGACCCAAACGACGGTTGACTTTCAGGGGCGCTGGGACAGCGTGTCCGGCGCCGGCCTCGACCCGCTGCCCGTCCAGCGTCCGATCCCGGTCTGGATCGGCCCCAACAGCCGTCCGATTGCCCGCATTCGTCGCCGGATCGGTCGCCAGGCCGACGGCTGGTTTGTGTTATGCCCGCCCGAAGAGTTCCCTGCGGTTCAGGCCGACATTCAGCGCCACGCCCGAGCCGCCGGCCGCGAGCCGTCCGCCATCGGCGCCGAGGCCGGCGTGGCGGTCGTTGGGCCGCGTCAGGCCGAGTGGCGCGACCGGGTGTCCGGCTGGCGCCGGGCCGGGCTGAGCCACCTGTGTCTGCGCACCCTGGGAGGCGGGCTGGACGCCCAGGGGCATATTGACACCATGCAGCAGGCGCTGCGCCAGCTGCCCGACGGCTGAGGCCCCGGGCCGGGGGACTTTCCAAGGCGCCCAGACTGTGCCACATTTCGGCCAGACCCGAAATACGGAAGGAGAACAGAGATGATTGCATATGTCACCCTGGGCACGAGCGATATGGAGCGGGCGACCAATTTTTACAACGCCCTGCTGGCCGAACTCGATCCCGACATCAAGGTGTTGATGGACGCGGGCCGCATCAAGCTGTGGGGTAAGCCCGGCTCGCCGAATTTGGCCCTGGCCACCCCATTTGACGGTAACGCCGCCAGCGTCGGTAACGGGGTCATGGTCGCCCTGGCGGCCTCGAGTCCCGAGCAGGTTGACGCGGTTCACAAAAAGGCGCTGGAATTGGGCGGCTCCGACGAGGGAGCGCCGGGCCGGCGTGGCGGAGATCAGGGGCCGTACATTGGCTATTTCCGCGATCTGGACGGCAATAAACTGAACGCCATCTGCATGGGTTAGACCGACCTCTCCACGCCCGTCCGACTGCGGACGGGCGTGTCTTCCCCCCACTCACAAACACCTGTCACGTCTCGCGCGGCCCTGTTCGGGGTCGGTGACGGAGCTGTCATGGCGCGCATCCTGACCTGTACCTGGGCACCGACCGCCCTGGCCGTGCCCCAGTTGACCGGCAAAAACCGGCCCCTGGGTCTGGCCGAACTCCACGGACCGCAGCTGACCGAGCGCATGCTGAGCCCGGTCCAGGCTGCCGAGGCGCTCGGCATTGACTACCTGTTGGTCGCCCAGCGTTGGTGGGGCAGTGGCCAGGAAATCGAGGGTTCGAGCTATGACTGTCTGGCCATGACTGCCTTTTACGCCGCCCAGACCCAACGTCTGCGGCTGATCACGGCCATCCATCCCGGTTTTTTCCTGCCTGCGGCGATTGCCAAATGGGGAGCCACGCTTGACCGGCTGACGGCCGGCCGCTGGGCGATCAACGTCACCTCCGGCTGGCACGAGGCCGAGTTCGGCATGTACGGGGCGGAGCTGATCGAACACGACCAGCGCTACGCCCGGACGAGCGAGTTTGTCGAGATTTTGCGCGGCGCCTGGGCTCACGAGGAGTTTGACTACACCGGACGCTTCTACCAGGTGCGCGGCTTGCGCCTGGAACCCAGACCGCTGTCGTCCCGGCTCGAGGTCTTTCAGGGCGGGCAGTCGGCGGCCGCCATGACCCTGGCCGCCCGCCATTCGGACTGGATGTTTCTGAACGGCGGTCCACCGGACAAGATCGGGCGGATCATCGAGACGGTCCGCAAACGGACGGCCGAGACGGGCCGCCGGGTCCGCTTTGCCCTGTACGCTATTCCCCTGTGCCGCGAGACCGACGGCGAAGCCCAGGCGGCTATTCGGGCCATGGTCGAGGCTCAGGACACGGCCGTCCTGGCTCGGCGGCGGCAAAAGGTCAGCGGTGCCCAGGGCATGTGGCAGCCGAGCGATGACCCGCTGACCCATTTGGACAGCAACGAGGGCTTGGCCAGCCGTCTGATCGGCAGCCCGGACACCATCCTGGGACGGATGCGCGAGTTTCACGAGCTGGGGGTCGATTGTTTTCACCTGACGCTGCACGACCGGCTGTTCAATCAGGCGGTGCTGCCGGCTCTGCACGGAGCGGCCTGGGCGCAATGAGACAGGCCCTGCGCGTGCTGCTCGGACGCGCGCTGCTGGCCGCCGTCCTGTGTCTGACGCCGGGTTCGGCGTCTGGCGTGGACGAGGCACGCCTGCTCGGCGCCCACCACGACCACGACAACTGGCTGACCTATGGGCATGGCTACGCCAATCAGCGCTACAGAGGCCTGAGCCAGATTGATACCACAAACGTCCGGCGTCTGGTGCCCAAGTGGATATACCAGACGGGCGTGCTCGGCACCTTCCCGACCAGCCCGATCGTCGCCGACGGGGTCATGTATCTGACCACCCCGGGCAACCATGTGATTGCCCTGGACGCGGCCAGCGGAGTCCTGCGCTGGCGCTACACCCACCGGATGGCCGTTGACACGCTGTGCTGCGGCTCGCACAACCGGGGGCTGGCGCTCGGCTATGGGCGGCTGTACATGATCACCGCCGATGCCCGCCTGGTGGCACTGGATGCGGCCAGCGGCGCGGTCGTGTGGGATATCCCGGTGATCGATCCGATGAGCGGCGAGCCGGCCGATTTGGCCGTCCTCAAAACGGACGAGGTCGTGTCGTCCGGCCGCGTTGCCGACTGGACCCGTTTTGCCGGCAACATGGCGCCAGTGGTGTACGACGGCAAGGTCTTTGTCGGGGTGAGCGGGACCGGTTACAGCGCCGTCCTGGGCGAAGCCGAGTCCGGTAGCCCGTCGGTGCTGGGCCGGGCCGGCACCCGGCGTGGCCTGCGCGCCTTTGTGTCCGCCTACGACGCGAGCCACGGGCGTCTGGTGTGGCGCTGGTACTCAACTGCGGCCGAGGGCTGGGAGGGCGAGTTTGTCGGGCGGACCGCGTTTGGTGATGTCTTGGAGCGCGATCTGGCTGCCGAGCGGGCCAGTGCCGATACCTACCGTGAGGCGTGGAAGACCGGTGGCGGCTCGATTTATTCCTCGCCGTCCATCGACCCCGAGTTGGGCCTGATCTATTTCGGGACCGGAAATGCCTCGCCCGGCTACGCCGATGCCAAACGTCCGGGCGACAACCTGTATACCGCCTCGCTGGTCGCCCTGGACGTCAAAACCGGCCGTCTGGGCTGGTATCACCAGCTCGTGCCGCACGATATCTGGGGCTACGATGTGGCCAATCCGCCCGTCTTGTTCGATTTTGTGTCCGAGGGGACCACGGTGCGAGCCGTGGCCGAGGCCTCGAAATCGGGCTGGGTGTACCTCTTCGACCGGGCGACGGGCGAGGTGCTGCGGCGCTCCGAGGCGTTCGTGCCGCAGAACGAGCTGATGTTCCGCCGACCGACGCCCGATGGCATCGTGATCGCGCCGGGCGCGGGGGGTGGGGCGAATTGGCCACCGACCTTCTACAGTCCCCAAACGGGTTGGCTGTACGTATCGGCCAGCCACAATCCCACCCGCTACCAGCTTGAGCCGGGCCACCCCGGCCAGCCGGCCGGGGTGGTGCTGTCGTTCGATCCCCAGGCTGAGCGCTGGGGAACGCTCAGCGCGGTTGATCCCCAAAGCGGACGCATTGCCTGGCAGGTCAAAACCGACCTGCCGCTGCTGAGTGGCTCGCTTGCAACCGCCGGCGGGCTGATCTTTCACGGTCAGTCGAACGGTGAGTTCGTCGCCCGCAGCGCCACCGACGGCGCCAAGCTGTGGCACTTCAACACTGGGGCCGGGGTGAACGCCCCGCCGGTCAGCTACGCGGTGGACGGCAGGCAGTTTGTGGCGGTTGCGTCCGGTGGCCACCGCCTGTTTGATTTTCCGCTGGGCGATGCGGTGATTGCCTTTGGCTTGCCGGATTAAAGTCCAGGCTCGCCCGTCCCGTCCGAGGTTCCAAGACAACGTACCCGGCGCTCCAACTCGAATACGTGCGCATCCGTCACTCCCAGGGTGCGTAAGCTGTCGGCCAGGCGGATCAGATACTCGACGTTCGAGCCGCTCGGGCCTGTTGCCTGACGGATCTGGCGGGCAATGACCGACACGGGTGCGGGTCCCAGATACTCCGGGTTGTCGCCTGCGGCAATGTAGACGCACACTTTGCCGGGCGGGTCGGACGCGCCGTAGTAGAACGGCATCCAGCGGCGCTGAAACCCGCCCTGTTCCCGGTGATCAAGATAGGCCAAGACCGAGTCGAGAGAACGCTCGGTGACGCCGTAGGCAACTCCCCAACACACCGCCTCGGCCTCGGCGACCAGGGTCACCACCCGCCCCGGCGCGCCGGGCACGCCGCGGTGGTCGGTCGAACCCTGGTAGAAGCGCCGCGTCCAGCCCCGGATATAGCCGGTTTTGCGCCGGGTAAAGGCAAAGCCCGGGTTCCAGATCAAGGAACCGTAGCCAAAGATCCAGGCCGTATTACGCATTGGAGCGGGGTCGCCCGTGTTGGTCTGAGTCTGGCGGCTGATCACTTCCACCGCCGAGAATTCTTCCACGACTTCCAAACCATATTTCGTGCCTTGGAGCAAATAGTAGCTGTTGGGGCAAAGGAATAACCGGATGGGATATTTCCACACGGACTTCAAGCGACGAGAGCAAGATATACGGTCTCACGCCCACGTCCGAGAAAGCATGCCCAGCTTTTCCTTGACCCGTCCACCCCAGCCGGGGTAAACCTCTGGAAGTGAGAGGGGAGCGTCTATGTCTCCGGAGCAGGTGTTCAAAAAGCCGTATCTGCGCACGGCCATGATTCCCGGCTCGTTTCCTCTGGCCGGGCCGGATGGAGAGCCGCCGGAGGTCCTGGGGGTGGATCACCTCGATATTACGGTCACCGACTTGTCCCGTTCCCTGCCGTTTTACGAAAAGATTCTGGGCGCTCTGGGGTTTCGTAAGATGATTCACCCGCACTACACCGGGTTTCATAAC from Desulfurellaceae bacterium includes these protein-coding regions:
- a CDS encoding type II toxin-antitoxin system HicB family antitoxin; the encoded protein is MKLKVVVHEAEEGGYWAEVPSIPGGATQGESFEELLKNI
- a CDS encoding enoyl-CoA hydratase/isomerase family protein, with protein sequence MTHSVSYTRDGDIGVITVNNPPVNALSQHVRQGLLDSFRQAAGDDTVATVLICDGRTFIAGADITEFGKPLQPPSFLGTMEMIENLPKPAVAAIHGTALGGGLETALCCHYRVAVPSARVGLPEVSLGLLPGGGGTQRLPRLIGPEAALQVITSGVPMTASQAHTVGVIDEIVAEDDLLAGAKAFAHKLVAEGAPLKKVRDLNDKVSGVDPKIFDAARQRANAERRGFEAPQRCIDCVEAACNLPFDEGLAKEQELFRQVLGSQQSAAQRHIFFAERAAAKVADMPKATAPLPVKRVAVIGAGTMGGGIAMNFANAGIPVTLLEAGREFLDKGLAVVRANYDRSAKRGRFTTAQVEQRMGLIAPSLNYADIAEVDLVVEAVFENMDVKKEVFARLDTATKPDCILATNTSTLDVNEIAAVTQRPDKVIGTHFFSPANVMRLLEIVRGEKTSFETLATAQAVARTINKIGVVVGVCDGFVGNRMLHYYGGQAQFLLEEGCLPQDVDGAVYDLGLAMGPLAMGDLAGLDVGWRVRRERGLPERLPEGARYCAIPDLIYEKGRYGQKTGAGYYRYESGDRTPHPDPEIEQLIINYSREKGIERRTISREEIVERTMYALVNEGARILEEGIAQRASDIDVIYVYGYGFPAYLGGPMFYADTIGLDTVYKRVCEFAEQDPASWQPAPLLKQLAATGGTFN
- a CDS encoding B12-binding domain-containing radical SAM protein, with translation MPHPYRRILLVYPEFPLTYWGMQYVLPIFNKKALMPPLGLITIAALTPAEYEFRLVDLNCRALTDDDLEWADMVCLSAMISQKTSLFAVAERCQAAGKLVVLGGPFPTACPEECQPYADVLVLNEGELTWPAFLADLEAGDYQQVYTTADKPDVTQSPTPRFDLLDIDQYSSLPIQFSRGCPFQCEFCDIIVMFGRRPRTKTPPQILAELDALYQTGYRGSVFMVDDNFIGNKHEVKKLLPELTAWNEAHAHPFAYITEATVDLANDEELVAQMVTAGFKTVFLGLETPSIDSLKETKKYQNIKRPLVDSVKAIQRAGLMVTGGFILGFDSDGEDIFDRQIDFIRQIAVPNAMVGLLVALPSTPLYTRLEQAGRLLDADSDRFTTHGGFTNIVPVLPRKALLEGYRKILHTIYTPHEFFDRLLDAQCRQPGPPSSLGRVRKGLGYMWHILGSTVVRSAAGASYQSAGLLARLSVIRNAFQQLPEEYKRESLRFIWTLLKKRPDQLPNSLYTLFMGVHLYRFTFEHVLPELDARLAQLSGTDETEAWHAGGAAS
- a CDS encoding TIGR03619 family F420-dependent LLM class oxidoreductase; the encoded protein is MKIGISLPVRELKNDLAAITAFAQTADELGFSHLRVPEQILRPDSGYLHEPLTLLAYVAALTRSIQLVPSVIVLPSRQTVLFAKQAAELDVLSGGRLRLGIGVGASPDEYRAMGVDFQTRGARCEEQLELLKQLWTQTTVDFQGRWDSVSGAGLDPLPVQRPIPVWIGPNSRPIARIRRRIGRQADGWFVLCPPEEFPAVQADIQRHARAAGREPSAIGAEAGVAVVGPRQAEWRDRVSGWRRAGLSHLCLRTLGGGLDAQGHIDTMQQALRQLPDG
- a CDS encoding VOC family protein; the encoded protein is MIAYVTLGTSDMERATNFYNALLAELDPDIKVLMDAGRIKLWGKPGSPNLALATPFDGNAASVGNGVMVALAASSPEQVDAVHKKALELGGSDEGAPGRRGGDQGPYIGYFRDLDGNKLNAICMG
- a CDS encoding LLM class flavin-dependent oxidoreductase, which encodes MARILTCTWAPTALAVPQLTGKNRPLGLAELHGPQLTERMLSPVQAAEALGIDYLLVAQRWWGSGQEIEGSSYDCLAMTAFYAAQTQRLRLITAIHPGFFLPAAIAKWGATLDRLTAGRWAINVTSGWHEAEFGMYGAELIEHDQRYARTSEFVEILRGAWAHEEFDYTGRFYQVRGLRLEPRPLSSRLEVFQGGQSAAAMTLAARHSDWMFLNGGPPDKIGRIIETVRKRTAETGRRVRFALYAIPLCRETDGEAQAAIRAMVEAQDTAVLARRRQKVSGAQGMWQPSDDPLTHLDSNEGLASRLIGSPDTILGRMREFHELGVDCFHLTLHDRLFNQAVLPALHGAAWAQ
- a CDS encoding PQQ-binding-like beta-propeller repeat protein, producing the protein MRQALRVLLGRALLAAVLCLTPGSASGVDEARLLGAHHDHDNWLTYGHGYANQRYRGLSQIDTTNVRRLVPKWIYQTGVLGTFPTSPIVADGVMYLTTPGNHVIALDAASGVLRWRYTHRMAVDTLCCGSHNRGLALGYGRLYMITADARLVALDAASGAVVWDIPVIDPMSGEPADLAVLKTDEVVSSGRVADWTRFAGNMAPVVYDGKVFVGVSGTGYSAVLGEAESGSPSVLGRAGTRRGLRAFVSAYDASHGRLVWRWYSTAAEGWEGEFVGRTAFGDVLERDLAAERASADTYREAWKTGGGSIYSSPSIDPELGLIYFGTGNASPGYADAKRPGDNLYTASLVALDVKTGRLGWYHQLVPHDIWGYDVANPPVLFDFVSEGTTVRAVAEASKSGWVYLFDRATGEVLRRSEAFVPQNELMFRRPTPDGIVIAPGAGGGANWPPTFYSPQTGWLYVSASHNPTRYQLEPGHPGQPAGVVLSFDPQAERWGTLSAVDPQSGRIAWQVKTDLPLLSGSLATAGGLIFHGQSNGEFVARSATDGAKLWHFNTGAGVNAPPVSYAVDGRQFVAVASGGHRLFDFPLGDAVIAFGLPD
- a CDS encoding gamma-glutamylcyclotransferase, whose translation is MEVVEEFSAVEVISRQTQTNTGDPAPMRNTAWIFGYGSLIWNPGFAFTRRKTGYIRGWTRRFYQGSTDHRGVPGAPGRVVTLVAEAEAVCWGVAYGVTERSLDSVLAYLDHREQGGFQRRWMPFYYGASDPPGKVCVYIAAGDNPEYLGPAPVSVIARQIRQATGPSGSNVEYLIRLADSLRTLGVTDAHVFELERRVRCLGTSDGTGEPGL